The DNA window AACGGATTGATTGCATAACTTCCTGTGAAAGCTCCGCTCACGTTTTTCACGTCAGCCATTCTGTCTCTTTCTGTTTTTTTGGAAGTTTCTTCAATATAAGTATCTACTTCTACCTTTTGAGCAGCGGTAGTAATTGTCTCTACTAACGGATTTTCCGGAGCCAATACCATAAATGTAGCCCCAAAGATTGTATCAGGTCTTGTTGTAAATACTTCAACTACCTCATCGTGTCTTTCTACCTTGAACTGAACCTGTGCACCCTGAGATTTCCCAATCCAGTATTCCTGAGAGTCTTTCAAAGGTTGTGGCCAGTCTAATGTAGCAAGCCCCTGTAATAGTCTTTCTGAATAGGCAGAAATTCTCATGCTCCACTGCATCATCTTTTTCTGGAATACAGGGAATCCTCCTCTTTCAGATTTCCCATCTTTTACCTCATCGTTCGCCAATACGGTTCCTAAAGCCGGACACCAGTTTACGGTAGTTTCGGCTCTGTAAGAAAGACGGTAATTTAATAAGATATCTTCTTTGTCAAGATCGGAAGCATTTTTCCATTCTTCAGCAGTGAAGTTTAATTCATCGTTTTGATTGGCATTTAATCCTTCTGTTCCTTTTTCTTCAAAATGTCTGATTAAGGTATCGATGGCTTCTGCCTTATCTGTATCTTTATTATACCAGGAGTGGTACAACTGGATAAAAATCCATTGTGTCCATTTATAATAAGAGGCGTCTGAAGTTCTTACTTCTCTGCTCCAATCGAATGAAAATCCGATTTTTCTTAATTGTTCTTCGTATCTGTTGATGTTTTGCTCTGTAGTAACTGCAGGATGCTGACCTGTCTGGATCGCATATTGCTCAGCAGGAAGCCCGAAACTGTCATATCCTACCGGGTGGAGCACATTAAACCCCTGATGTCTTTTATATCTCGCATAAATATCTGACGCAATATATCCAAGCGGGTGACCTACGTGAAGTCCAGCTCCGGATGGGTACGGAAACATATCGAGTACATAAAATTTAGGTTTATCTGTGTTATTGGAGGTTTTATAGGTTTGATTTTCCTCCCAGTATTTCTGCCACTTTTTTTCTATCTGCTGATGATCGTAAAACACTTTTATATAAGTTATATGTTAGACTTTAAATATTGGATTGTTCTTTTTCTTTTAACAAGATTCACAAAAATAATGATTTTAAAAGAAATAGAAATTTAAATTATAATGAATTGTCATTCTTTACTCAACAAAAAAATCTCATCCGTGGATGAGATCTGTTTTTATATCTTGAAGTATACTTATTATTTTTGAGGATTTACTCTCTTTAAAGTATAGGTTCTTGTTTTAAACATTGTCGGATCCTGAGTTTCTTCTCTTACCGCCAGATTGAGTGTTACATCATCTAAAGTCACCACTTTTGCAGTCACAGGCTCTACAATCCCCTGGAATTTCATCACAACAGTTTTCCCACCTTTATCATAGGTATATGTGAAGTTTTTATCTGGTAGAATATTACACAATCCTCCTGCTGTAGTAGGTTCCGTTACATCTATTTTTTTTCCGGTTACTTCAGTACTGAACCACCATCTCGACTGTTTCTGGCAATCTGTATAGGTAATCTGGTCAGAAATCGGCTGCTCTCCTACTTCTACAGTAGTCACCACCTCTTTTATCGGTTGCCAGAGCCCAATAAGCGGGGCTTCTCTAACAGTATCGTTATCATTATTACATCCGGTAGCCACCAATAATGAGATGCCTGCAAATAGTAGTAGTAATTTCTTCATAGATTAATTTTTTCAAGGGCTAAAATTATAATTTTTTTGATTTAAATAACAATTTTTTGTGAAAAATTATTTCATCAACCATTATTTATATATATTTTAAAGTGAGAAAGGATAAAAACTCCTTTATTTAACAAATATTGAACCTTGTAAAATCTTTCTATTCTATTAAAAAAGTTATTTTTGTAAGAAAAAGTGCAAATGCAGGATATAACGAAAAACAATTTTGACTTTATACGTGTTCTCCTTGCCTTCATTGTCTTTGTAGGACATTTGGGAGCTTTAAGCCAGGTAGACCAGCTTCATATCTTAACGTACAGCCCTGTAGAAGTTGCCGTTTTTTCGTTTTTCATTGTAAGTGGTTTTCTGATTGCAAGGAGCTACGAAAGATCTTCAAGTTTAAAA is part of the Chryseobacterium lactis genome and encodes:
- a CDS encoding lipocalin family protein; translated protein: MKKLLLLFAGISLLVATGCNNDNDTVREAPLIGLWQPIKEVVTTVEVGEQPISDQITYTDCQKQSRWWFSTEVTGKKIDVTEPTTAGGLCNILPDKNFTYTYDKGGKTVVMKFQGIVEPVTAKVVTLDDVTLNLAVREETQDPTMFKTRTYTLKRVNPQK